One Streptomyces sp. NBC_00102 DNA segment encodes these proteins:
- a CDS encoding ATP-binding cassette domain-containing protein has protein sequence MLEGMMLTLDRVTKTYRAGAFGGGSVTAVDRVSFDAAPGEVVSLIGESGSGKSTIGRMILGLTGISGGSLTLDGAPVRPGKDFYRRVQGVFQDPFSCYNPVFKADRVFDMIRRAYHSGVPDREWAGRVEKAVRDVRLDPGQVLGRYPHQLSGGQLQRLLIARALLLDLSFLVADEITSMLDASTRIDVLNLLAGLKERGLGVLYITHDLSLGTYLAERTVVLRRGRVVERGDTQKVFGNPLHPYTRTLLAAVPRLNTPWEPPEPVESCAYHRGTPEPDGGGGLHQAEEDHFVACAGLPDCGRITA, from the coding sequence GTGCTGGAAGGCATGATGCTGACCCTGGACCGAGTCACCAAGACCTACCGCGCGGGCGCCTTCGGCGGCGGCTCCGTCACCGCCGTCGACCGGGTCTCCTTCGACGCGGCACCCGGCGAAGTCGTCTCCCTCATCGGCGAGAGCGGCAGCGGCAAGTCCACCATCGGGCGCATGATCCTCGGCCTCACCGGGATCTCCGGCGGCAGCCTCACCCTGGACGGCGCCCCCGTCCGCCCGGGCAAGGACTTCTACCGCCGCGTCCAGGGCGTCTTCCAGGACCCCTTCTCCTGCTACAACCCCGTCTTCAAGGCCGACCGTGTCTTCGACATGATCCGCCGCGCCTACCACTCCGGCGTCCCCGACCGCGAGTGGGCCGGCCGGGTCGAGAAGGCCGTCCGGGACGTCCGCCTCGACCCCGGGCAGGTACTCGGCCGCTACCCGCACCAGCTCAGCGGCGGCCAGTTGCAGCGCCTCCTCATCGCCCGCGCCCTCCTGCTCGACCTGAGTTTCCTGGTCGCCGACGAGATCACCAGCATGCTCGACGCCTCCACCCGCATCGACGTGCTCAACCTGCTGGCCGGGCTGAAGGAACGCGGCCTCGGCGTCCTCTACATCACCCACGACCTCTCCCTCGGCACCTACCTCGCCGAGCGGACCGTGGTGCTCCGCCGGGGCCGGGTCGTGGAACGCGGCGACACCCAGAAGGTGTTCGGCAACCCCCTGCACCCGTACACCCGGACCCTGCTGGCCGCCGTGCCCCGGCTCAACACCCCCTGGGAGCCGCCGGAGCCGGTGGAGAGCTGCGCGTACCACCGGGGCACCCCGGAACCGGACGGCGGTGGCGGGCTGCACCAAGCCGAAGAAGATCACTTCGTGGCCTGTGCCGGACTCCCCGACTGCGGAAGGATCACCGCGTGA
- a CDS encoding glycoside hydrolase family 2 protein: protein MTLHRLPLAEGWTLHPAGPVPVPLPADGIPATVPGCVHTDLLAAGLIDDPYLDDNETRLGWIGRTDWTYRTTFQRSTAGEDCADLCFDGLDTVATVTLNGTELGRTANQHRSYRFPAEHLLREGANTLEVRFTAPYAYAEALRERLGDRPGAYAEPYAFIRKMACNFGWDWGPTLVTSGIWRPAALESWTGPRIAGVKLLGDVDPDGVPRLTATLTVDRRGEHGDGPKALAAHVEIGGERHALAVPADGTTATLVVPVPQAERWWPHSHGEQPLYAVQVRLGDQVWQGRTGFRTVSLEREAFRIAVNDEPVFVRGVNWIPDDCFPSRITRRHLSDRLDEAVAAGVNLVRVWGGGLYESDDFYELADEKGLLVWQDFLFACAAYPEEQPLHDEVEAEARENVVRLAPHPSLVLWCGNNENLEGHADWGWAKELGDRTWGYGYYHELLPAICAELDPTRPYWPGSPYSGSPELPPNEPTLGTVHLWDVWNRVDYRHYADHAHRFVAEFGFQGPPAYATLRRAISGPLAPDAPYVTHHQKAEDGDAKLLRGLGDHLPRPGGTGAASFDDWHWLTQLNQARAVAFGIRHFRSHTPYCMGSVVWQLNDCWPVVSWSALDGDGRRKPLWYALRSVYADRLAVLRDATLHLVNDAAEPWEGTLHLTRHALDGTVLAEERLPVATAARDVTRVPLPQSVAAPADPARELLVVRLGELRTVEFYAEDTAVDLPPARWTATVTPRTGDPAAYEVRVTAHTLLRDLALFPDRLDPAARVDDMLTTLLPGETAVFRVTGARLDDPEALTRKPVLRCVNDVAGPPA, encoded by the coding sequence GTGACCCTCCACCGACTGCCCCTCGCCGAAGGCTGGACCCTGCACCCCGCCGGACCGGTCCCCGTGCCCCTCCCCGCCGACGGCATACCCGCCACCGTCCCCGGCTGCGTCCACACCGACCTCCTCGCGGCGGGGCTCATCGACGACCCGTACCTGGACGACAACGAGACCCGGCTCGGCTGGATCGGCCGCACCGACTGGACCTACCGCACCACCTTCCAGCGGTCGACCGCCGGTGAGGACTGCGCGGACCTCTGCTTCGACGGCCTCGACACCGTCGCCACCGTCACCCTGAACGGCACCGAACTCGGCCGCACCGCCAACCAGCACCGCTCCTACCGCTTCCCCGCCGAGCACCTGCTCCGCGAGGGCGCCAACACCCTGGAAGTCCGCTTCACCGCCCCGTACGCCTACGCCGAAGCGCTCCGCGAACGGCTCGGCGACCGCCCCGGCGCCTATGCGGAGCCGTATGCCTTCATCCGGAAGATGGCCTGCAACTTCGGCTGGGACTGGGGCCCGACCCTGGTCACCTCCGGCATCTGGCGCCCCGCCGCCCTGGAGAGCTGGACCGGCCCCCGCATCGCCGGGGTGAAGCTCCTCGGCGACGTGGACCCCGACGGCGTACCGCGCCTGACCGCGACGCTGACCGTGGACCGCCGGGGCGAGCACGGCGACGGCCCGAAGGCGCTCGCCGCGCACGTCGAAATCGGGGGCGAGCGGCATGCGCTGGCCGTCCCCGCCGACGGGACGACCGCGACCCTCGTCGTGCCCGTCCCGCAGGCCGAACGCTGGTGGCCGCACAGCCACGGCGAGCAGCCGCTGTACGCCGTCCAGGTCCGGCTCGGCGACCAGGTCTGGCAGGGCAGGACCGGCTTCCGCACGGTCTCCCTGGAGCGCGAGGCGTTCCGGATCGCGGTCAACGACGAGCCGGTGTTCGTCCGGGGCGTGAACTGGATCCCCGACGACTGCTTCCCCTCCCGGATCACCCGCCGGCACCTCTCCGACCGCCTCGACGAAGCCGTCGCCGCCGGGGTCAACCTCGTACGCGTCTGGGGCGGCGGCCTCTACGAGAGCGACGACTTCTACGAACTCGCCGACGAAAAGGGCCTGTTGGTCTGGCAGGACTTCCTCTTCGCCTGCGCGGCCTACCCCGAGGAGCAACCACTCCACGACGAGGTCGAGGCGGAGGCCCGCGAGAACGTCGTCCGCCTCGCCCCGCACCCCTCGCTCGTCCTGTGGTGCGGCAACAACGAGAACCTGGAGGGCCACGCCGACTGGGGCTGGGCCAAGGAACTCGGGGACCGCACCTGGGGGTACGGCTACTACCACGAGCTGCTCCCCGCGATCTGCGCCGAACTCGACCCCACCCGCCCCTACTGGCCCGGCTCGCCCTACTCCGGATCGCCCGAACTCCCCCCGAACGAGCCGACGCTGGGCACGGTCCACCTCTGGGACGTGTGGAACCGGGTCGACTACCGCCACTACGCCGACCACGCGCACCGCTTCGTCGCCGAGTTCGGCTTCCAGGGCCCGCCCGCGTACGCCACCCTCCGGCGCGCGATCAGCGGCCCGCTCGCGCCCGACGCCCCGTACGTGACCCACCACCAGAAGGCCGAGGACGGCGACGCCAAACTGCTGCGCGGGCTCGGCGACCACCTCCCGCGGCCGGGCGGCACGGGCGCCGCCTCCTTCGACGACTGGCACTGGCTCACCCAGCTCAACCAGGCCCGCGCCGTCGCCTTCGGCATCCGCCACTTCCGCTCCCACACGCCGTACTGCATGGGCTCCGTCGTCTGGCAGCTCAACGACTGCTGGCCCGTCGTCTCCTGGTCCGCCCTCGACGGCGACGGCCGCCGCAAACCCCTCTGGTACGCCCTGCGTTCCGTCTACGCCGACCGCCTCGCCGTCCTCCGTGACGCCACCCTCCACCTGGTCAACGACGCGGCCGAGCCCTGGGAGGGCACCCTCCACCTGACCCGGCACGCGCTCGACGGCACCGTGCTGGCCGAGGAGCGGCTGCCCGTCGCCACGGCCGCCCGCGACGTCACCCGCGTACCCCTCCCGCAGTCCGTCGCCGCCCCCGCCGACCCGGCGCGCGAACTGCTGGTGGTCCGGCTCGGGGAGCTGCGGACCGTGGAGTTCTACGCGGAGGACACCGCCGTGGACCTGCCCCCGGCCCGCTGGACGGCGACCGTCACCCCTCGCACCGGCGATCCCGCCGCCTACGAGGTCCGGGTGACGGCCCACACCCTCCTGCGCGACCTCGCGCTCTTCCCGGACCGCCTGGACCCGGCGGCCCGGGTGGACGACATGCTCACGACCCTCCTCCCCGGCGAAACCGCCGTCTTCCGGGTCACCGGAGCCCGCCTCGACGACCCGGAGGCCCTCACCCGGAAGCCGGTGCTGCGCTGCGTCAACGACGTGGCCGGGCCTCCCGCGTAG
- a CDS encoding MarR family winged helix-turn-helix transcriptional regulator, with translation MDSAVKDVEYEQMLLSRHGLLNHRKGRREDGVLERSAYILLSRIRIQGPMSIGELSEAFDLDVSTLNRQTTAAMRAGLVERIPDPAGGMARKFRITAEGGRILDEEREGTVASLGRVMVDWPREDVAAFADYLRRFNSDLERLGGRPWPRP, from the coding sequence ATGGACAGCGCGGTCAAGGACGTCGAGTACGAGCAGATGCTGCTCAGTCGGCACGGGCTCCTCAACCACCGCAAGGGCCGCCGCGAGGACGGCGTCCTGGAGCGGAGCGCGTACATCCTGCTCAGCCGCATACGCATCCAGGGGCCCATGTCCATCGGAGAGTTGAGCGAGGCCTTCGACCTCGACGTCTCCACGCTCAACCGCCAGACCACGGCCGCGATGCGCGCCGGGCTCGTGGAGCGCATCCCCGACCCGGCGGGCGGCATGGCCCGCAAGTTCCGCATCACCGCCGAGGGCGGCCGCATCCTCGACGAGGAGCGCGAGGGGACGGTCGCCTCCCTGGGCCGGGTCATGGTCGACTGGCCGCGCGAGGACGTCGCCGCCTTCGCCGACTACCTCCGCCGCTTCAACTCGGACCTGGAACGCCTCGGCGGCCGGCCCTGGCCCCGGCCCTGA